The sequence GGCGGGCTGGCCTCAGTGAAAGCAGTTTGGTGGCAGAGCCAGTCTGTGCAGAGTGTGGAGGAGTGGGTGCATGGGAGGAAGTGGAGACGGAGGGAGGAGACAGCACCAAaagctggggagggaaggagaaagagagggcgTAGGAGGGGGCTGGGTGGAGGGAACCCCTGGCAGTTTGAAGAGGGAAGGAGTTGAACAGATGGGCGTGCTGGTGGGGAGAAGCCAGCAGAAGGAAGCAGCTGAGGCACAAGACACAGGGGAGTGACAGTGCTTTAGGGTTCTGAGGGAGAGGAGGGCTCAAGCTTGGAGAGAAGCATTGGCGACATCATTTGAGGGGcatagagtaaaataaaaatgcaggccTTCTTGTTCCAAAAGGGTTAAGAATGCAAATGGTGACTCTTAGTACCTGGATGGAGCGTGGGCCGGAGGCTCACCTTGGCTGTGTTGTGGCCTCTGGCACCCAGCAGAGGTACGTGGGGCAGGGACGGTGCCACTCTGCTCCACCCCAAAACCCCATGAGGCAAGCAACTGACCCTGACCCTTCCTGCACCTGCGCCCAGGCCCCCTCCAGGGGCACAAGGCAGCAGCAGTCATGCAGGGAGGAGACAGGGGGAGGCTGAATAGAGCCTGGTGTGCAGGGGGTGGGGCAGCAGGTAGCTGAGAACCTGTCCCAAGGAAGCGGGCAGGTGGCAGGAGATGGGACCATGTGCGAACCAAGGCTCTGAGCCCTTGGCACATGCTTACTGGTTCCATTGAACTCTCCTACCAAACACAAATTCAAGGGTAAATTTATTAAGAATCTCAAGATGGGGACATCAGAGCACTACATTCCAAGGACAGTCGCCCTTCCAAGTATGGGGCCAGGTGTTTCTGTGCTGGTGGCACCGCCATGGAGCCAGCCCCGCCCCACACCTGCTTTAACAAGAGAGGATGGAGGCCGGTGGAGGCCACCAGGGGGCAGCAGGGACCAAGGAActgacctcctcctcccctgccccttccACTGGTCGGTGCCCTTGGCTTGTCAATAAACATCCAGGAAAGGGGTGGGATTTTGTTACCGCCACTTAGGCAAGTTAACACAAGAGCAGCTGAGCGTCGCCTGGACTTCACCTATCACGTCATCTGCTCCTCAGTCCACCGTGGGGTGCAGGGTACTTCTCTCATCCGTCTTTCAtcggggaggaaactgaggcccggagaggtcaagtaacttgcccaccGTCACACAGCTCTGAATTGGCAAAGGCAGGATCGGACCAGCCAGGGTGAATGCGGAGCCCTAGCTCCGTGGAGTCTCACTGTTCTGAGCTTTAAAAGATGGTGAGCAAATAGTAGGCAAGGGTGGTTAGGGGTCAGGTTCAAATCCACCTGTGCGCGGTCGTGGGACGTCAAGGGCAAGTCCTACGCAGCGTCATCGGGCTGCGGTGAGATTCCAATGACGACATGCCTCCCTCGCGGAGGGCCTCAAAAACTTGCTggggttttgtctgttttttttgttttgctttgctttgttttgtgttttaattaatAAGCTTCATGGGAAAATGATGTCAGAAAGGTTCTTCAACAGGATGCTCCTTCAAAAACAAACATTCATTTTGTGACCGCCCACATGGTGCCAGGTGCCGGGGCGGGGGATGGGATTTCCGGTGGTTTTTCACTTTCCTCTTTGTACCTTTAGGTTTTCTCTGAATCCAAGGTCTGCTCGTGCCAATTtagtaatcagaaaaatgcaataaacagcttttgttaaaaaaaaaaataataataagacagATGCACTCCCATCTCTCCCCGCATCTTTGTAAAAGTGGGACTGAGGGGGTGCGGTATCAGGGAGGGGGACCCCGTAATTAAAGCCTGTGGAGGTCTCCTGGGGTCTCCTGAGGCCTTCCTCAGGGGTTCGGGCCACTCCCTGCCCACTCTGGCGCTGCTATCCAGGGGGCATCCCTTGCTGCCCTCTGCACCTCTGGTCCTGCACGCCTAGGGTGGATCTCCCTCTGCCCCAGGCCCTCCCCAGCCTACTTCCAGCGGGGTCCTTGTGCCCACCTGATCCACCAGGTTCCCCCCCTACCCTTCTGTGGCTTTGGGGGCAAACTTTTGGTGCAGTCTgttcctcttctcctttcttcttccatcTTTCTAGATCTTTCCCTCTGCTCTCCATGCCGAGGCAATTGATAAAAATATATCGGAGTAAAGTTTAAACgttaataaataattcaaataaatgtaaatgttcaTTAACTACAATTAAGTAAAATTCAGTTGCTCAGTTGTTTCAAGTGCTAGTAGCTATCttatcaaaaaacataaaaatttccaTCATAGCaaaaagttctgttggacagagCTATtctagatattctttttttttttttttttttggcagttggtgggtagtgggatctgaaccctcgaccttggtggtgtaacactgcactttaaccaactgagctcacttaGACATTCATTTGCCTAAGTATAAAATCCCTTCCTAAGATTGGTCTTTGAAccagtgttctctctttttttctgattccctttctgcaaatttaaaataaaactttaattcaTACTTATAATCTGAGAAATTTTTGGCTTTACCAATTGCCTCTTAGGGAGAAGTTGCTCACTAAATACGTGGACGAAGAGTGAATCGCTAGGTCTGCTGCCAGGAAATGCCCAGGAAGGGGCAGGCAAAAGCCAGAGAGTCTGGGGACTGAGGGAGGCACAGGCTGGGGGAGCTCTCATGTCAAGAGTAATAACCAAAGAAGTCAGGAGCCATCATAGACCATGCCAGGGAGGCGTGGAGGAAGTCCAGAACAGTGGCCAGGCCTGAGAGTTCTAGATTTCTAAGCtgtttgtatcttttttctcttgcccCCTGTACCTCAGCCAGGTTGGAGGAAACCCAAGAGAGAATGAAGATGATGCTAATAAGGACTATCTTCAGGAAAACCCTATAATGCAGATTTTATTATCTTTCCTAGTTTACTAAAGCACAGGCACAGAGACAAAACTAAAGACATGGCACAGAGaacctgtcttagtctgttttgtgctgttgTAATgcaataccacagactgggtaatttataatgaatctAAATTTacttggctcatggttctggaggctgggaagttcaagatcaaggggctgcatctggtAAGGGCATTCTTGCTGCATCACAGCATGGgagaaggcatcacatggtgagagagagagagtgagcgagcgagagagagagagagagagagagagaactatagATGCTATTCCAGCAATAACAGctttaatccatccatgaggacagagccctcatgacctaatcacgtTTTGCAGCTCGCACCTCTCAACtctgttacattggggattaagtttccagcacacgAACTTTGGAAGACACACTCAGACGACAGCAGAACCGGAGAAGTGGAGACTAGTGCATGGGAGGCCGAGTTTGTCAAGGAAGACCCTGGCAGCCATCCGTTCTCCATGTAAATCAGATCATTCCTGGTGGGAGTCACTTCACTCCAGAGTGAGAATATCAGTAATGAGGATTAAACCACTCCAGTTGCTGTTGCCAGGAGGAACGTTAGTCCTCTGCTTCTGCAAGGTGGGAGGGAGTCCTGTTGAGGAACGCTTCTGGTGGCACCACTTTCCCTCATTGGCTCCTGATGATGGGCGGGTTATACTTCGGGActggggaggtggaggagagacTGGTTTCTACTGGACCAGGTTTCTCAGTGGATGGGGCTAAGGTGcagaatgctcttcccccagtcCCAGCAGACTCCTTCCAGTCATTGAGGGCTCAGCTCCAATGTCACCTCCTCGAAGATGTCCCTGAGCACCTGTTAGATCCTCCTGTCTCAGATCCTGATTCGCTTTCTTCATAGCACCCTTCAGTGTTTGCACCTTTTGTCTGTTTaaggcctgtctcccccactgacAGGAGGGAAGGGACCCTCCTTGTCTCTCCCACAGGTGTGTCCTCAGCGcccaacacagtgcctggcacacagcaggtgctcagtaaatattggtgGGGTGTGTGGCTTCCCTGCCTCTGTATCCTGCTGCCCTGCAGTAAGCTGGGGAAGCAGGAAGAATGGCCGGTCTTTCTCCTGAGCCTGGGAGGGTGGGTTTAAAGGAGGTGGGAGGTGTCTCTGTCTAGGTGACTTCCCAAAGTCCAGCCAGGTCAGTAGTATGAGCCTCAGCTGAAAACTTGGGTTTCTTTCTCATAAGATCCTGGGGAGAGAACAAATCCGGCCTCAATGCTGTGTTGGGCTCCCGGTCCAACCGCCTCTCCATCACTCACACAAACACATCTTCCCTGTTTgctgcttaatttttaaatttgatttactGAGACAGTGCTCAGGCAAAGTGGGTTAGAGCTGACATGTCATACGTGAGATGGCATATCATGGTGGCTGGGAGCTCTGCagtcagacctgggttcaaatcttgactACAGGATTGCCTGGCTGTGTGGCCCGACGCTAATCCTCAACCTCTCTGGccctgcttcctcatctgtaaaattggaggAATAACTGAACTTGCTTACTAGAGCTGTTCGGAGACATACATGACGCCGTGGCCATACAGTACTTAGCATATTGCTTGTTACTGAAtaaatagctatttttattttaaattgttatattttattacaaaaagcTCTTAAGCAGAGTCCCGAAGTCTAGTTCAGGCCCTGCCattcactgtgtgaccttgggcaaatccctTTTCCTCCTTAGAACTAACTATGTTTTGCCATCCGTAAACTGTGTGTGAGGGGTGGTGATCTGGGCAGCTAAAGGAATAGATTTGGGCTCAGTGTCAAGGGTGTATTTCTAACAAACATCAGGGTGCATGTGAGGTAGTGAGCTCCCCATCCCTTCCAGTACATTATGCAGAATGCCAGAGCCGGAAGGAACCACAAAACAGACATGCCTTTCAAGTGTGGGAGTCAGGGCAGCTACTCAACAGACACAGAGTGGTCCCAGATGTAGGGGGTCAAGGTCCCCTGCCTGCCCATCTGAGGCTCGCTTTATCACTCGGTCAGCCTGGGATACCAAGCACGAATCATCTACAGAGtgcctgggtgatggagacactgTCTGGACTCAGCTATGGGCTTGCCACTAGCTATCTGTGTGACCTCGACAAAGCCCAGCAGCCACTGTCGCCCCACCCATATCTCTTCGATGTGCCAAAGTCTCCTCAAACACCTCCAACTCCCAGTCTGAGGATATTTTTCCTGGAGCAGCTCAACATGCCCCCAGTAGCCACCCTCAACCAATGACAGATGGGAGCTAGAGGCCCTCAGTTCCCTCCCCTTTCAGGGACAGCTGTAGGCATGCACTTTGCATGGTCTTCCAGAGTTCCTGGGGGCAGGATAAAGGGGCAGTTGCCCACCTGGCAATCTGATAATACACCTTTGCTGTGTCCTGCCCTTTTCTCACTGACACTTCCCCATGCCCCTTGCAGAGTCTCCCGGGATCACCTCCTAAATCAACTAATTGCTCTTGAATCCTTGTCTTGGGGAAACCAGAGACAGCAAGTTACTGTTGTGCCCTGGTTCCTTTTGAGGGGAGGCGTCAATGAGTGATAGGGATAAGGCCATCACAATGTTGCCTGGCAGTATGtgtgtttaataaatgaaaaagaaagagaaagaaccttTATTTATGCAAAACTCCACCCCCTCCTGTTCCACCCTCCTCAGCAAACAGATACCAGGTGATACAACAATCAAGACACATACAAACAAGCATTACAAAACCAAGGTCCATGCTTTCCCAGCACCCAAGGTCTGGCCCAACGTGCAGGGTAAATGGTGCTGCTGTCTGCTGTCTGGGTCGCCCAGCCCTGGCTGAGCACGGAATATGAGCCCTTCCCCTATGGTTTCGCAGTGGCTTCCAGCAAGTGTCCACTGAGACTGGCCACAAGTCAGCTGGGCTTGTTTGTTCTGGGGATCTCATGTTTAACAGAAGCCTGCAGCCTTACAGCCGTATGTGGGTGCCTGGCAGCAAATGTCACTGCTTTGGTTAGCGCAATTTTTCATGTCCTTCCCTGTTGCTCCCTCTTGACCAAGCACCCCATGACTGCCCAGATTCTGCCTCCAGCATCAACCCAAGGAAGCTCTACTAAATGAATGGGCACCTCTGGGCAAATGACCACCCTCCCTGAATGTCCATTTCTCAGCTATTTCCCCAGGCCTCCCAAGTCATTTCCTGGTTAGCTTTATTAGTTTCCAGGCCCAGCTGCCAATTCAGTGAGATGGAGGCTGGTGTGAGACTGGGCAACAATGACTTGGTGAACATAACACACTTCGGGCAGGTATGACGGGACAGTATGCTGGAGAAAGTGGGGGATGGGGTGGCCAACAACTCATTCACAAGCTGAGGTGTCCCAGGACCTTGGGATCCTTGCAGGTGCCTGCCATGGGGCATGGCTGCCTCCAAATCCCATGAGATGTGGCGAGCCCAGGCCAGTGCTGGGGGGAGGAGTCCAGTCTCCGTAGCCCCAGTGTAGGTCCACCTTCACACCTTCATACCACAGTTCTCTGAATATCTTGGAAATCTGCCAGTCTGGCTGCCTTCCAGAAGGAGGCATTTCCCAGGCATGGATAAGCCCCCGACCTCACCTGTAGACCTCAGCAACGAGAGGACATGTACCTAGGAGACCCTCGTACACGTGGGTACTGTGGAGACCAGGTCCACTATTTTGGGAGTCTGACTTGAGCTCTGAGCATTGCTGGGGGCAGGTTGGAAGGACAGTGAGGACTTACTCTCCTCTGAGATGCCCAAGGGTACCAAGAGAGCTGGAGAGAGGCTGGCCTCTAGTGGAACCCCACCTGGAAAGGGGTCCGGGGCCCTGAGGGGGCTCCTCGGGGGTGAGGACCTGTCTCCacaacagcagccacagcaggGGCTAGCCATGACATGGGCCTGGCCACCCTCCTCCTGGCCATGACACTGCTTCAGGTGGCCACACAGGTGGCAGGTGAGGGCTGAGTAGACGATGCCGCTGCCCAGGTCATCCCTGAGGGGGTCTGTGACCTGTTCTGGGGCAAACGGGGGCTTCTGCCTGTCCTCCCCCTTTACTGCCAGCTCCAGATTGAGGTGCTCTGGGGAGCTGCTTGGGAGGGGTGAGTGCTGAGGGCTGTGGGGTGGCTCCACATCCAGTCCAAAGGTGAACAGGGAGACGGGGACTGGGGCAGGGTCCCTGGAGCAGCTAGGAATGAGGCTCTGGAAGGGCTTATAGCCCCCATCACCACTGCTGGCCCCAAGTCCAGATGTCCCTGGGGACACAGTGCTGCTGGCAAGCGGACTCAAGAAGGCCTTGTACCCAGCCTCTCCGGAAGATTCGCAGCCTGCCACCCCACTATCCTGGGTGCTGCTGTGCTTTAGCGTGTGTACGAACTCCCGATAGCTGCTGGCGGGGGCTGAGGCGGGGGCCGTGGCCACCCTGTGCTGGAGGACACTCTGGCGGAGGATCTGCTCCCAGGTTTCTGGCTCAGGCTGGGGCTCTGTGGTCAGCTCAGAGGGCTGGGGGGCACAGGGGGTGTTGGGGTACACTTCCTCCAGGCATTCGGCCAGCTGCAGGTCTGGGTCAAACTCTCCGGGACTTGGGGACTGGTTCGGGAAGGTGCTGAAGCTGCGGTAGGCGGGGTTGTCTGTGGTGATGACGGGCATCTCTGTGCAAACCAAGGTGGCTGGGCCCTGGCTCCAGCTGGCCGCAGGATTGGGCTCCAGTCTGGAAGGCTGTTCCATGCCCTGGGAACATGCCTCCTTGGGCCTTGCACTTGGGCACTCAGCCCAGAGCATCTCAGCACTCATGCTTCCTGAAGGTGGAAGAAGACACGACTTCCTCATGCCCTGCTGGCAAAAGCCCCCAGCTGCACCCCCGAGCAGGTCTAGGAACAGGCTCTCTGTCATCCGGGCCACAatgccctccctgccctcctggaagGTGCTCCCGCTGCTCTCTGGGGATGCGCAGAAGCTTCCTTTATCTTCCTCCATTTCCTCCTCGCTCTCCACCGGCACCTCCAACAACTCCACGCACCGCTCCACACTGATGATCTCTGGCCAGAGGACTGTCCTGCTGACCTCCACAGGGTGCCATGCTGATTTTCCAGTGGTCTTAAAAGGCCCATTTCTGGCAGCTGTAGGGGGATCCTCGCCCCTTTTCATGTCGTGCCCCAGCAAACAAGGCAGCAGCTTGGTAAGGCAAGTCTTCCAGTGTctgcaaaagcaaaaaaaaagtttggtcACCGTTCAGTTTCTATACTTGAAAAACTCCTATTCATGCTTCAAAACCCAGCTTGAAATCACCCTGTACTGATGTCTGTCTATTGCAGACATGCTTCCTGACTTTTATCATCAATCATATATCAGTCTGTCTTCACTTCTAGACTGGGAATTCCTTGAAGGCAGGGCCTGTGTCTGTCTTTGGGATGTCTGAAGCCCAGCATATGGGCTGGTTCCTAATATAAACTCAGTACATTGAACAAGGAAATGTCTTGATCAGGGATGATGATATTTAAAAGTGACATCTTACCATAAGCCATGACCAATTAGAATGGATGTGGGGTCCCAAGGCTGAGGCAGGGTCCTGGAGCCCCTGCTGTGCCAGGTATAAACCCTCTACTCACTGAATTATAGGTAGGTCCAGGAGGCTAGAGACGTGGCGGCATATTTGAGTGTTTGGGATAGTAGCTATTTGCCAGTGAATATTCAATTAGGTCAATATTTTAACAACTGGCACAGCTGCCCTGGTTGTTAACTGCATCTGCCTAGCTCAGGCCAGGTTGGGCACTCCCAAGGGTGCTCAACTTGTGCCTGACCCACCAGTGAAACTCTGGGGGCTTGGCCAGCAGCCCTCCTACCCAGGCCACCCTTCCTCCTGCCACCCCTCAAAGCCTAATATCACAGGGACAACTGCCAAGTgccagggaagagaaggcagaTGGGGTGGGCGTGTGACCCTACTATCAAAGTGGGCCCACCGCTCCAGTTCTATCACCTTCCAAATCCACACAGGTATGACCCAAGTTCAGATACATACGGGCACTTGGCTGGTTCCTGGGCTTGGGACTGCCTCTTCCACAGTGACACCTAAAATAGAGAGACAGCGCATGAAACAGAGAGGAGTGGCTTTCCAGCCTAGCCCCGCAAACAGCAATGCTCAGGAAACATTTGCCGTGGAAAGGGTGTGAGTCTTAACATGACACAGGTCTGAGGTCCAGACAGGTCACTTatgctctctgagcctcagtgtcctagGAATTAATGAGACTGTCCTAATAGTAACAGTGACTGTGGTCAATGACAAAAATGGCCAcagtgctctgcagctcctctaCCCCTGGAATCTAACCTGGCTGTGGGACTTGCTTTGACCAGTGGAATGTGGTGAAAGTGACACCATGCCAGTGCTGGGCCGACGACTCAAGAGGCCCTGTGACTTTCCACCCTTGAGAACTAGCTGGGTCACTCTGTGCATATGTCTGAGCCAGCCTGCTGCAGGCTGAGAGGCACACGGCTCAGTCACCTCCACTGCCCCAGTGACTGCCACACCTGTGGGTGAGGCCACAGGGACTGCCAGTTCAGCCCAAATTGCAGACCTGCGGAAGCACCGGCTAAAACCCTCTAAATCTGGGGGCAATTTGTTATGTTGCAAAATCTAAAATGCACAAATGCTCTTAGTATGTACAGGACTCTGTAACACACTTGAGATGTATCACCTCAGTGAATTCAACATCAGCCCTAACAGGTGAACCCCGTTATAGcccacatgaggaaactgaggctcagagacattaaacaatgtgctccagaccaggctgcaggtaagtggcagagccaggatttgaagtcAGCATCACTGGGTTCCAGAGCCTGCTAGAGAGGCCTGGAAGATCAAGGACcctcaaatgttctcatttagACAGGGCCTGtgtccccaaaccccctcctagACAGCCGTGATGCTGCTCAGGCGAGACCCTCCCACCCATCCACATGGCTGTCTTGGCATTCCCGCTCCCTTCCTGGGGACTGGTTTAGTAAAGAGCATGGGACGCAATTCAAGCCAATGAGACTGGAGGAGAGATTTGCTGGGGCTTCGGGGGCGGTTTCCCACTCTTGAGAGGAAGACacaccctctccctctccttctggcCTCCTGCTGTGGTGCAGGCACCTCcccaggaaaggagagaaaaaacaagagaCCATCCCCAGTGCATCCTGTCCCAGGCTGCAACAGTAGCCATAGAAGCCATGGGGAGGGGAGTGAAAGCCTCTGGGCTCCTAATCATGACATTAACCTGCTGAACCAACTGGCCCTGAGACCTTCCTGACTGTGCATTTGCTGTCCCAAAAGCCAGCGAATATCCTTCACATCCCAGATATCTGAACCTCGTCTCCTGACACCCGCAGCCCTCACACTCTCCTACCTGAGAGTCCTGGATGACAATGGCCATGATGGGGctgtgggctggggtgggaatCCGGTCCCACCACTCCTTCTTAATcctaaaaaacaacagaaaaaggtGCTGGTCTCCTAATCATTGACAGGTTAGTGCTCCTCCCATAGATACGGTCATAGTTACTGATACTTAACAGGTGTCAGAGACCAGGCTGATTAGTTTTCGGGTGTCAAACCACTGAATCTGCACCCTAAACTGGTGAAATGGATTCTACTGCGAACACCATTCTACaggggaggaagctgaggcccaatGATGTGAAGTGACAGCTGGTAGGGGCCAGAGCCGGGTTCACAGGCCAGCCAGCATTCTGCTATCCAGAGGGGAGTTCCTGATGAAGCCACCTTGGTCCCCAGTGGGAACAAGCCCACAGGGAATTAGGAGAGACTCAGCTGCAGAGACAGAGCTCTGGGTTCCCCTCAACAATCCCCTCTGGGGAGGCCCAGGGCCAGTTGCCAGGGAGAGCCCTGGGATGGTCCAAGAGGCTGGGGGACCCACAGAGAAATAGatccttctttcttcctgggTCTGCCTGGAGCTGCAGCACATCAGCACTGGGAGGGAAGATCCTCAGACCATTTCTGGATCAGCCTCTGCCTACTTTTTCAGTCAACATGTATTTACTCAGCACCTACTATGTCCCACTCACTGTGTCAGGCCGTGGGGCCATGAaagtgaacaagacaaagatccctgccctcatggagctgacgTAGAGAAGGGGCAGACGGACAGTGAAGAGATACAGAGACAATTCTACAACATTACTCATTCATGGTGACAGTgccatgaataaaaataaagaagataaaggATAGAGAAGAACAGGGGgaccagggaaggcctctctgaggggCTGATTTGTGAGCAGGGACTGAGGGCAGTGGGGTAGCTCTGGCAAGTCTGGAGAAAGGGCTTTCCAGGCAAGAgcacagcacatgcaaaggccctgaggcaggaccaTGCCTGGTGCATTCAAAGAACCGCAAGGAGGCTGGAGGGCTGGGAtgtagggagaggggatgggaaggacaggaaatgggaaaactgaggctcagagcaggtgAGAAGAACAGCCTGGGGTCACTCTGAGGTATCAGTGAGAAGATGTGGAGGGGGACCTGCATTCCTGACGTGGAGGGGAACCTGCATTCCTGCATACCTAGTATGTGCTCGGCCCAGGGTGGACACTCTGCTCATGTCAATCCTCAGCCACCTCTGATCTTGATTCGGTGAGGCAGGGCTTGCTAGTCCCATTCCAGAGATGGGAAGACTGAGGCTTTGGGATACCATGATTCCAAGGGCTAGAACCCACCAGGAACAAGGCTCCTTCTACCACCTCTCAGCCCTCTCCCACCCTTCACTGTGATTGGCCTCTTACGGCTGATGAAACATGTTCTCACAGTTACTCTCAACCTGCAAAGGATGGGCTGAGGCTCAGGGGGCTTCAGCAACTTGTCAGTCATCAGCTAACATGTGCCAagaccaggatttgaacccaggtcttctgacccCATCAGGGCAATTGTCTCAGGTTCCTCTGGCTCCTGCCATGTGCCCCCAAGTGCCTGGCTCATACCCAAGGCACCCAAGGTGATAAGGGGACACTCCATTCCCTTCCCCCAAACCTCCCCCTGCTCATTCTCCCCAGCCAGGTCCCAGCTCAAACCCCCCCGCCCCCGAGAGCCTTGCCCTGGCCTCCAATCCAAAGAGCACCCCAGAACATTCCTCCCTTTGCCTTGGTCTATTTCCTTCAGAGCACGGGTCACTGTTGAAAATCATCTCTTACTGGTTGACATGGCACTTCCTGTCTCCCCACTAGGATGCATGCTTTAGGAACACAGGGTCCCGGTCGGTTGTTCTCAGCTGTAGTCTCAGTGTTTGGtacatagtagctgctcaataaatatgaatcACTGAATAAAGGACTGCGAGTGGACAGATCCAACAGGGCATTCCCTCCCACTCCACACTGCAGAGGTGCTGGCTGGCAGCATCCCGTGCCGAAGCCCAGGACTTACTTGACGATGCTGAAATAGCAGGACAGGCAGATGACCAGGATGATGATGCAGGAGATGCTGACACCCACCAGGAGGCGCTGCTTCAAGGGCCACGTGTAGGCTGCAGGTGAGAGCGGAAGCCATGAGCCTGCACAGGGCCACCGTACAGCCTGGGGACCCTGCTCCCAGACCCTTCATGATCTGGCCATGGACAGCCCCTCCCACCTCATCTCCCCTTACTCTCCCTCTTGCACATGGAGCCCTCGCCACACTGGCCCCTCACTGTCCCCTGCTCCTCCAAAGCTCAGTGCCACCTCAATATCTTGAACTTGCTGCTCTCTCTTTCCAGAAGCAAAGAGGTCAAATGTACCAACTCAGAAGCTGGACCGCTGCAGTTTGAGGCCTGACTCTGTCACATCCTTGCCAAGTGACCCAGG comes from Cynocephalus volans isolate mCynVol1 chromosome 6, mCynVol1.pri, whole genome shotgun sequence and encodes:
- the IL4R gene encoding interleukin-4 receptor subunit alpha → MGWLCSGLLFPVSCLILMWVSGSGSIKVLHEPTCFSDYFNISTCEWKMDRPTNCNAELRLFYQLDFVISENHTCVPENSEGTACVCNMIIDDLVGADIYTLDLWAGQQLLWRGSFSPSNHVKPRAPGNLTVHTSVSDTLLLTWSNPYPPGSMLYNDLTYLVNISRENDPADFKIYNVTYREPTLRLPASTLKSGVFYVAQVKALSQRYESTWSEWSPSARWHNSYTWPLKQRLLVGVSISCIIILVICLSCYFSIVKIKKEWWDRIPTPAHSPIMAIVIQDSQVSLWKRQSQAQEPAKCPHWKTCLTKLLPCLLGHDMKRGEDPPTAARNGPFKTTGKSAWHPVEVSRTVLWPEIISVERCVELLEVPVESEEEMEEDKGSFCASPESSGSTFQEGREGIVARMTESLFLDLLGGAAGGFCQQGMRKSCLLPPSGSMSAEMLWAECPSARPKEACSQGMEQPSRLEPNPAASWSQGPATLVCTEMPVITTDNPAYRSFSTFPNQSPSPGEFDPDLQLAECLEEVYPNTPCAPQPSELTTEPQPEPETWEQILRQSVLQHRVATAPASAPASSYREFVHTLKHSSTQDSGVAGCESSGEAGYKAFLSPLASSTVSPGTSGLGASSGDGGYKPFQSLIPSCSRDPAPVPVSLFTFGLDVEPPHSPQHSPLPSSSPEHLNLELAVKGEDRQKPPFAPEQVTDPLRDDLGSGIVYSALTCHLCGHLKQCHGQEEGGQAHVMASPCCGCCCGDRSSPPRSPLRAPDPFPGGVPLEASLSPALLVPLGISEESKSSLSFQPAPSNAQSSSQTPKIVDLVSTVPTCTRVS